From the genome of Salvia splendens isolate huo1 chromosome 7, SspV2, whole genome shotgun sequence:
CCAGTCATCAATATTTTCTAAGTCATCCACGACCTTAGAAAATTCCTCTAACTGCTAACAAATCCCCTTATTCTCTAGAAACTGAATGAATATAACCTCTGCTTCATGCCGAATCGATTAGTCAATGATCGACTCGTGTAAAGACTTTCCAGTTTGGCTAAAACGCCCGCTGCAGTGGTGTCTTTAGCAACCTCTCGAAGAACTTTGTCTCCAAGACATAGGATAACTACACTGTGAGCCTTTGCTTGAATCTCTGTCATCTTCAAGATCATCTATCATCAACTTCAGCCTTCGATTTTTCATTATCCTTTTCGAGCGCAGCTGCTAACCCCTTGTTGGATTAGCATCGCTCGAATTTTCATCCGTCATAGCTTGCTGATCAATTCCTCTTTTCCAATCTGATCTTGAATCGCACTTCTTGTGCTACCTatagacggcgccacttgttggtaTAAACAAGGAATCGATACACACAAACAATGAAGAATTGACGACTATAAGTTGAAACTTGGTTAAGAAAAGTAATGAACTCTTATTGAAAATGAACGCATAAACTCTCATGCTTGAGATGAATTACAAACTAAGCTTATATGACCGTGAAGTAGTAACCGCTCGACAACAAACTACACTACACACTTGAGCTCCAACGGCTCTATTTGCAGGTAACAGAAATAACAAACTTGTGAGCCAACGGCTACTTCCTGGCCTAGCTGCATCGAGCACTCCTTCGAGCTGAGCTGCTCATTCAACTCTCGCATAAAGAGAAAGATTATCATTAATATTTGTTCAACAATAATAAAAGATTAATAATAGCCTTAcactatcataataataaaaagtgaataaagccAAGAACCTGAGGCACATCCAATTCTTACACTAGGCATGAATAAATGCATTTCTGTATCTTACAAATCAATATATATGTACACAAGCCTGAATTTGACTAAGTATGAGACATGTTGGTTAGGAATAAGAAGAACAACAACAAAAATTCATTGCTAGCAAACAATGTATGATCAAATTGTGAGATTTTCTTGAATCCCTGCGAATGTTCCGATTATTTTGCCACCCGTGTCAGGGAATGTCTCACAGCCGGGGAGAGGAACGACCTTCCCTGTTGCATCTACTTGTACAGGATACTTGAGCAGATGACCTCTCAATGGGGTCATTTCCTCAGATTCAAACTCTTGCCAGTTGAGATGCCCCATCCATCTAATGCGTCTCACACATTCCAAACTCTCTGGATTCTCAAAGCACGGCTCCAAAGTACCCGTGTGCTCTGCCCAGAGTGACATTCTATATCCATATATCTGCACCAAAAGTTACCAACTTTGTATCACTGCCACATGCTATATTAGCCTGATTTTTCTAGTCATGCTGATAGTTTAGAGAAGTTAGCCCAAGTGTTAAGTAAGATTGAATTATTTCTAGCCTACATGAAGAAGGGAGCTTTACCTGTGCTTTCGGGTGAGTTTGTTGGCTAGCCCATTTATGATTCGGCTGATATGCACCGATTGCGATTTCAGTATCTCTGGTTCCTTCCAACGATCGTTGATTGATGTTGGCAGAACCCAATATTACATATTCGTCATCCACTATCATTCCCTTTGAGTGGACATAGATCATGAAACGACGGTTTCTCCGAGCTAGGGCCTGGGCAGTGATACATACATCCAGAAAATCAGAAGCTAGGGCCTGGAGCACAGTAGCTTGAGTCATTACAATGTGAAGGATGGATAATGTACCTGTGGAGTATTGCCAGAAGAGTTTTTGATATTTGATGACTCCCTCCGACCGTAATCGGGTTCACGATTACCAAGGCAAAAGAAATTCAAATAGTCCTGAGGCTCTTGCTCTTTATCGAGCCCCACTTCTACTAAAGCATTATAGATTGTTTCATACATCATTTGCATTGTATTATACTGCAAGGATGTAGAGTGTATGAGACAGAATGCAAACCGACCAAGTAAAACTTTAGAATTATTGATAATATTAGCATTACATAAACATTTAAAGCATCATAAACCTTTTATATTGGATACAAGAACCCACCTGCCAAAAGAGAATTCTTTGGGTGGCCGTGCTGGAGGGAACTCCTTCGGGCCACATTGGAATGACAATGTACACAGCGAACCTCTCCTTTGCTCGGATCTTCTTAGCAATCTTCAGAGCAATTTCCATAGGAATTAGATTGTTTGCGCCTAAATACAAAAAAGGAGAAACTGATTCATTTTGTACTTGCTGATAGACGAAAGATGTAGAGATGAATACACAACCCTTTTAACCGCCACAATGAGTTCCTCACCCAAGTTCTTGTAAGTAGCCCAATTGTATGACGACCCAAGGAAGTACTGGTTCTCAATGTAAATGAAGTGTTGAGCAGCACGGATTGCCTTTACGTAGGCTGCATGTATACTCATGTCTATAAATACATTCTTCCCGCATACTAGGTTCTGTTTAATGGAATCAACTATTAATTCTTTCATTACAACCATAGTTGGAAAGAAGATAGAAGTAATAAATAAGACTAAGATATTGTTTACATTTTCTGTGGCCTTTCTTGGATCCTTGGGGAATCCTCTAACAGAGTTGGAGTCAATTGAACGGAAAACCTATATTCGCGGTAAATTTAGCTCCATCATGGGATACAAAAAGACCTCATAATGTAATTTTGTCCTACCTGGACGTTCCAAGCCTCTGGATCGCCTTCTGTAACTTTGGCGGACTCTTCTAATCCTAAGATATCGGGAATTCGTTTAAGCTTGAGTAAGGAATCATCATGTGAAAGCTTTAGTTGGCCATGGCGCTTTGAGGCCTTTAACCATCGTTCTTCAAAGTTTCTCAAGATGTCACATGCTGCTTGACCATCAAACCTGCAATGTAAATCATGCCATGCCTCTCTAGGACACCCCACAGTAGGCCCCTGTTTAATTATATGAAACATTCATAATGTAATGAAGAATACAGAGGAACAACATCAGCTATATTTCAATTAGAAAAGTTAATTTCTTTCACCTTCCTTAATCTATTGTCACTTGGTCCCTTTTGAGATCAAGTACCAGTTACTTATTTTATCAGAAAAATATACGTTCGGTGTTTCAACCTTCCATACATATGCACTACGGAACTAATATGCATTCGCAAACTAGGAGGGAATGCATAGAAAAAGATAATATGCTGTAAATAAATGATTAGAGAAAGCAATTACCACAAAATTAGGATTGTGGTAGTCATCTTTGTGAATACTTAGCAATGTGCTAAATATTGGGTGCTGTGGAGTATCATATCTTCCCTTGCATAAGTCAAGTCCCCCAACAAATGCTATTATCTTTCTTCTATTATCACCAGCGACAGCATCTACGATCACACTTTTCTGGTGATGAGTATAGATTGTTTCTGTTTCCTAATGATAATAACAAAACATTCAGTCACACTTGATTCGGAATCTGAGGAATAAAGCATAGCTTGAACACAAGTGTAGAAAATGTTCATTTTATGAACTTATTAAGATCTCAAAACACACAACCTCATGCTAACATCAACGGGAAAAAATGGTGTataataaaatttcattttcaagcATATGCGACCAGTAGTTCGGACTTCGGAAGAACCAGATTTATAGCTTTCTCAGCTGAAATTATTTCTTTTGACTCAGAAAACGTCTAGCTTCGGACTATAAGTGTACCAAAGGTCTAAGGAAACTCCTTTTATATGACTCACAACTTTTTATAGATGAAAGTTTAGGAATCAAGTCACTATCAGTAGAGTAGGATTCAGAAACCAACCTGCTTTTTGGCCCAGCTACCTCTCCCAGCACTTCTTGGACATAATAGTACTTTCACGCTTGAATGCTTAAAATAGCGGCGCGTTTCATCATCCCCGGTATTCATAACCCCTTCCTGTGGTAATAAGCAGTAAATTGTCAAAATATTTCACCATTATCCCTAGCTTATTAATAAGATATGTTCAGTCGGAAAAAGTAATGAATATAGCAAAACTGGGCTAAAAAACATGTGATTGCTGATAAGTTTTacgaaattaattgattttagtACAAGTAGTGTACCAGAGGATCGCTACACTAGCATCTCTGGAAAGTACTTCAGTAAAATTTATACTATATCTCAGTACTAACATCACGAATGTAGTATGTCTAAGTGGAGGCATTATATTTGTTCTTGCCAATTTTCTCTGTATCATTTTCATCATTAAAGTCATGCACATTAccaaatacataaatttatagaGCATTGAACTTCTGAATCATGGAACACCTCGATTTATTTTAAGTTATCAAAACATGGAAAAAAAAAGTGCTATGAATAGCATGACAAGAAAACAGTAAGCCATTTCACCCCTGATACCCACTAATATGATCGTGAAATACAAACATAAGTACACAACAGAGATGGTTCCTTACAGTTTTATACCCGAATATGGTCGTAGAAGTAGGATCATCCCATACAAGGAGCAGTATTCTCACCCCTTCTTGAGACTTGGATTTCAGAAGCTCGCCCAAGCTACTGTTTGTTACAAGAGGATCGTCTCTAACTAGTTGAACCATGTGATAAACAGACCATCCTGTGATATAAACTAGCCAGCGAGCTTTAGATATTGCATCATATATATCACGCCAACAACTACCATTTTTATACGTCGTTCCATCACTCAACACCACATCTGAAAGTGCGCCATTATGCACATGAGCATCTTGGTACAGTGTGACAGTTCCACCTATCCTAAGAGGAAAATAGGTACCGGCCACACCTTCATTCTTAAGGTCTGATCCCACTCCATCTTGATAAATTGACATATTCTCCATTGGTATATACTTAATCCATAAGCTCAAAGTAGCCCCCTTGTTACACGGCTTCCCGTTTGCACCGATGATTGGATAAGTTCCACTCATTCTAGTCCCTGAGGTTAACTGCTCCATAGGGATCCCAACAGCCCCTATGATCTCAGATCCCAGGAAATCGTTGTCTTTAACAATAAACTGCACCTCTGTACCATAATGTGCTACTGGGACATTAAAATGTTGGTCCCAAACGGGATTTTCATCATCTCTAATCACGAAAGTCCTACAAATTACAGCACCAGATATTGCAATTGTGACATAAGGGTCACTTGTTTGTATTTTCCCAGACAAAGTCCCTATCATATCACCTATGCTGTTGTTCACTAAATCCATATTAGGAAGATTCTTGGCTCCCTCCACACAAATCTCCAAATTCCCATGCAACAAAAGCATCCTCAACGACGTCGTTGATGTCTTGAATGGGACAATCTGCACTCCCTGGCAATGGTGTGAGCCATCACCCATTGAACCAGAATAGGTCAAGTGAGCCATGTTGGCCATTGTTCTCTACTTCAATAGTCCAACGCCTAAAAAGACTATGACTTCATATCCCAAAATACACTAAACGAAGAGGGCCTTTTTCTAACAGCCATAAAACTCAAATCATGATTCAATCATTTGGGTTCAATAACTTCACACAAACTATCTGCTGATCACTCCCTACTTAATTCTCAAATCCCCAACATAAATAtaatcatatatttatattcaaggTGAAAATGACACTTTCTGCTACAGGCAGTTAAGAAACCCATAATAATCCttcaaatgaataaaaataagaaattgcaactctccaattaaacataaTTGGCAACAAATCAAATCCAAATAAATGCAACTCAAGAAAATGTAATGGTGGAAGGTATGGTGCTGAATCTTTTCATTTAAAGTCAAGGAAAACTATGCATTCCATGGTAAAGAACAAAAATTCAGAATACGTGTATAGGAATTGACATTTCTAAAAAAATGCCTAAACTCAATCGTGGACAAATGGAAATGAAAATTAGATTCTTGATCGAGAAAAAGGGTATTAGAGTATGCAGAAAAGGTTGTTCAAATTTACGTATTTTGACATGGGAGAAGAGGATGATTGATACATTTTGCCCACGAGAAGAAGTTCTGAAAGCTTCTGAGGTGATGATGGGAGGACCGTTGTAAGCGGAATTTATTCAATCGCATTGGGATATATTGATAGTATAAAATCATTTGGTCAATTTGTAACTTGAAAATCATGAAATCATTCGCACGTTTTGgatgaaaaatatcaaaaagagtattatttgataaataattgtaactaaatttaaatttcaatgtTTTCTTAATCGAAGTGCTTGTATTGCTAACTTTTTAATTTGCTGACTATGTTAACTCAtcaataaaatatcaacacataatgtcaacacaatatattgaaatgtcaacaaatgtttgtgttgacttttaatgtcatcgtgttgatatttttaatacactgcgttgataagttagcagagttagcaacttacAAAAATTAGCAACTGATCACACCCTTTTTAACCAAATATAAAAAGGTATATTGGCACCTAATATCATgtaactttcaaaaagttgggtttccccacgaactttgaaattgacaaataatatcacgaactttaccccgaatttgttattttccaccaatgaaaaaatttcggctatattaatagattgaagaacaaatttggagggtgtgcttcaagaaaaactattctcaaagattgaaaatcttgaaactcacaagttgttgtcgagaaattacgaaaaaaatgattatttgcctgaattttttcattggtgagaaataacaaacttagggtaaagttcgtgatattatttgccaatttcaaagttcgtgggaaaaacccaattttttgaaagtttcatgatattaggtgccaatatcccatttaaaaattatatgatgacaaaaattaacaaaacttcatattttttgtgcAATTCATTTTTTAAGAATTAAGTAATTCAATTACAAGTAGTTATTATATAATGAAATTCTCTTGTATGTCAtttccaacaaaaaaaaaagtcataTATAGAGAAATGTTatatgctactccctccgttccacagtagtagaatcatttcatttttttcactcgttttagaaaaataataataaatacttaGAGTAGAGacagagtaaagtaaaataaaagaagaataatgtagataaaagtcttatctatattattctccTTTATAATTCATTctttttccactttaactactGTATTTATTACTATGGCAAACTCTTTGCAACCTTACAACTTCTTTAACAAGATGAAGACAATCCTTAGCAACTTTCATCAAAGGGTTCACCAACTAGCTCACAAAGCTAGTAAACATACATTTACCCAAGCATCACATGATCACTCATGTAACAACCAAAGTTAAAATTTAGACATACTATTTCTTTCAAATGAGAGAAAACACTCAGGGATTCAAAATGTTGTTCAAAGTCTGATGAAAAACATTTACAAGCTTACTTTTATACCATGGGCAAGATAAAAGATGAAACTAAAGTTTGATAAGCAAACTTTATGCCATagaattcaaatattaaaagagcgaactacaaaaatggtccatgaactatgggtttatctcgcccatagtcTCTGggctttaaaaatatcgtcagacatttctagactaagggtttatttcaaaattgatCATTTTGGCTATTTTACACCCTAAAATGCCCTTTTGGGCTGTTGGGCAATTTTATCTtttcacatttttaattttttctttcaatgatgttctaaatctgatattattttaaattatcttTCACTTCAGTTTTTTCATCCTtcactttatttctttatttcaacattagatttaattaaaattaaatttaaattttagatttttaaatactactgtgataaattatttttaattaaaattattaatttatgcaTTCTATTATAAAAGAGTTTTGTGTGAGCTGGAtgcatagttttatttctaTAGTCTTATAaggttttttaaaataaaacatgaaattatGGACTTTTAACTTGTCATAAGTGTCTCATCCGTGTAAAAACGTCTTTCGGTGATGTTCAAATCGACGTTGTATAATTATACAATAAGTatctttttccttttgttttcctttcttttacTGTAATAAAAACATCACTAATTAAAGACGTTAGTTTTGTATAGATAATtgaaaatatttgatattttataatttgttattttatcttaaattttatgaaatgaactaaaatttgattaaatattgTGATTTAAGTAGCTATTAATATTTTTAGCACTAAAAGGTAAAAATTGATCTCAATATCATAAAATAtttgttgatttctgatttagTCTTTTGTCTAatcataaaaataggatcagtAGTTAAGAAATACGAATAAGTTAAACAACAATCAACTTTCATTACTAAGTTGTGTAAAATATTCTAAGGGCtagaaaaaatatagaaaaaaattaagtgTTACTTTTTGAAAGTACTATCAAATAATTGAAAGGttgaaaatcaaaattatacatTCAATTGTAAGTGTCACGCCCGCACTACCTAAGGAAGTATAGTATGGAAATTTGTGACTATAAGGGAAGGGTTAAGAGAGGTGGGGATGTGAAATAGGAATGAGCAATAACAAGTACAAACTCAAACTGGAGATTATCAAAATATCATGTACTACATCCTGGACTACTTGAGTAAGAGTTTATATAGGACCAAAAGATAGAGTTATGATGCAAAATAGGATTAGTAGTTCTAGCTTTCACAGCGGAAGTAAACAACACGGTTTCATCTATAGAGACATGAACCTCAGAGGTCTTATTAGATCAAACTCAAAAGAACTTTCTCTCAACACCCTTGCTTCACCATTTTGcaactcaacctgcacatttagaaatacatgcagAGCTGAGTACATGAGTACTCAATGAACACAGGGCCGAAAGATACAATTATACATTTGAAAGTATTGTCACGTCATCACAACAACACTCATGGATTTTCACTTAAAAGGTCCGAGCTTGCTAAAATTCTATGTTCAACCGCGGTCTAAGTTCCTTTACCATATCTTAACATTTGTGTACCgagaaggtggccaccttccacgacggtcacatgACCGGCCAACGGCTCACGGTCcatttgtgtacactagtccaagcaaGGTTTGTGGCCTTACttgaacccgaattcgattataacATATTTGGCATAACCAAGGCAGATAGACATAAATCATTTATGACGGGACAAAACATTATTGAGCATGAGTTTGGTTCACCAAAACTCATCTCGAAATTAccttgggatatttatccacattagtatgtaggatagaaaGCTCACCTTATTCACTTTCCAAGATATTGGAAATTACTCTTTGTCTCAATGACATTTTCCTTCCGTTTTCCTCCCTTCTTCTCGTTCTAGGTTTCTAGGAGTTATGGTATATTTTGGAAATTTAGACGATGCCTTTTtgttcttattattattttttttaaaagtcgGGATATGAGGGAcgtatacacacacacacatctatatatatatatatatatatatatattatatgggTGTGAAAACTACAAAAACCtgtataatacaaactatacaaactttaatcctactcacttaatacaattaatcaatgattaatataagagatttttttaatgtcaacatttcctacaaatctgtacactccgttgacatcgaacaatcagaatttgtacaccccgttgacataatttgtacaccctgttgacatcagcccccgtgacagaatttgtacactccgttgacatcagcccccccgttgacagaatttgcacactccgttgacatcagcccctgTTGACATTAGCCCCCGTTGGCATAattttgtacactccgttgacatcagtttgtatagtttgtattataaagagtttgtatttgatcacacctatatatatataatatatatatatatatatatatatgagagcgttattctcctattcatcccttagatcattattcttcttaatatgggccattagatctcattcatcaacggtccagatgatctgtcTCATTATTAAACTATAattgtgcattattagtcggtgtgcattattgaTAAGGCTTTCATGcgtaggtctaggggataaattcgtgaatttgctgggtctaacacatgtctaagccaggtgtatagaagaaattcgccaggtccaggaaaagaaggaggcaatcacacgcccgaggaaactggcgaataagtgaacattgtgaaagaaattgcaagacggagcaaatctcagaactgaagggtagaatgaagatttctacgaagttctagaagattatgtccgtgtctataaaaggaaggatgcatgcattctggagggatcttctcgagGTAGAGACCTCACTAAAACATGCTGCAGCTAGTTCACGTTTCTATACACTTGGGGTCTTCGAGGGAAATTCAGGGGGGTTTCGCGCTTGGGTTCATTTTCCGCTTTCTCGTATTTTcaagttgggttgtaacaccgtcctgttgagGGAAGAAAAACAAGTTCCCGTTTAATTTCTCACATTTTGTGGTTTCCACCGAGCTGCGctgctgttcgaagctcggcactCTGTTTTATCAACTATTCcgtgttttatgcaagtttaattttctgttatgtcgatGATCTGATTTTGCTTGTGATTTTCTGGATTTGAGCTAgcttacttgttttggatgcgttttGCAATTGTTTACTGAATCTCTGTGCAGGAATGGATGGCTgatcggagttgatcggagtgtttggtgaatgaatcggaggtttgaatttggtttgTTGCTTGATCGTGGAAATGTTTAAattcggtgttgatcggagtagatctgttagatcggaagttatggagtggaatctagttgttgttggttttcagattgcttggatccgaagtggattaagcgttcgacgtgagatctgagcagagttggtttattttgatgcctagtctttgagttttcatttcgcttcgtctAGTATCTATAGATCTGCGTTATTTCCGGCTTGtcgtaagtttccgacgaccaaacttttacattctgttcgaatctgggtatgtgctctgtttactCCATCTTCGTGTTTAAATCCGTTGAAGAAAAACATGCCGTTAGTTATTTTCTCAGtcagttatttgcagcttttctgccgtactcgctatttctgggtcatggtccccactgttagttgtttcctgtctagctaaattaggtagtcgtttacacggtaTAGGAAGTAAGCTTAATATACCGAAGTctgatgatgatgtttgatctcagcatgtttacagctttctaggtctagcgtttatattttctgcctaggtctaatagtagttatacctcaaccctgtttgcgtggcagcagccgcttagtcaagagtctctaatgctttcttacgtatcCATTTtcatgggatcgacccctgcttctctatactaatccatagtattcgggttgagggatctttgaaggggaggtTATTCGTACAACAGAGTATTCCGTgttcccttgagttcctagaccaagtgatctagtggattcataggttTGGTATCTCGACCCAGCGTAGCACATCTCATTTTTACTGAAAAAACACCTCGCTCCTATACATTACTTCCtgcacttcaaatggcgccattgccggggatggatggcgtatttgtgattgtttttagagattttggcgtacatagttttgatttatttttcttttctttcagtttatgagcagaggctcgcgGACTGGATTCTGGAGTACGAAGCTCGGCATTCTGTTTTATCGACTATTCCCGTTTTTTattgcaagtttaattttcttgtTATGTCGATAATGTTTGATTTCTGTTTTTGCCGTTGTGGATTTTCGGAGTTTGACCTAGCTTACTTGTTTTGGATtacgtttcgcaattgtttacgCGAAAACTGAGCAGCAAGTATAATGGCTGGATCGGACAGTGATCGGAGTTTGTTGGTGAATATCGGGAGGTTTGAATTTAGTTTTGTAGCTTGCATAACCAATCATCCACATTGGAGAGAAGAAACGTttaaattcggagttgatcggagtagatctgttagatcggaagttatggagtggaatctagttgttgttggtttcggattgcttggatccaaagtggattaagcgttcgacgtgagatctgagcagagttggtttattttgatgcctagtcttcgagttttcatttcgcttcgtctagtatatgtagatctgcgTTATTTCCGGCTTGtcgtaagtttccgacgaccaaacttttacattctgttcgaatttgggtatgtgctctgtttactCCATCTTCGTGTTTAAATCCGTTGAAGAAaagcatgtcgttgttagttattTTCTCAGtcagttatttgcagcttttctgccgtactcgctatttctgggtcatggtccccactgttagttgttccctgtctagctaaattaggtagtcgtttacacggtctaggaagtgaatttaatatatcgaagtcttgatgatgtttggtctcagcatgtttacagctttctaggtctagtgtttacatttcctgcctaggtctactAGTAGTTATATCTCAAccctgtttgcgtggcagcagccgcctttgtcaagaatctctaaatgctttcttacgtatccatcttcgtgggatcgacccctgcttctctatactaatccatagtattcgggttgagggatctttgaaggggaggttagtgtgt
Proteins encoded in this window:
- the LOC121810942 gene encoding phospholipase D gamma 1-like isoform X2 → MANMAHLTYSGSMGDGSHHCQGVQIVPFKTSTTSLRMLLLHGNLEICVEGAKNLPNMDLVNNSIGDMIGTLSGKIQTSDPYVTIAISGAVICRTFVIRDDENPVWDQHFNVPVAHYGTEVQFIVKDNDFLGSEIIGAVGIPMEQLTSGTRMSGTYPIIGANGKPCNKGATLSLWIKYIPMENMSIYQDGVGSDLKNEGVAGTYFPLRIGGTVTLYQDAHVHNGALSDVVLSDGTTYKNGSCWRDIYDAISKARWLVYITGWSVYHMVQLVRDDPLVTNSSLGELLKSKSQEGEGVMNTGDDETRRYFKHSSVKVLLCPRSAGRGSWAKKQETETIYTHHQKSVIVDAVAGDNRRKIIAFVGGLDLCKGRYDTPQHPIFSTLLSIHKDDYHNPNFVGPTVGCPREAWHDLHCRFDGQAACDILRNFEERWLKASKRHGQLKLSHDDSLLKLKRIPDILGLEESAKVTEGDPEAWNVQVFRSIDSNSVRGFPKDPRKATENNLVCGKNVFIDMSIHAAYVKAIRAAQHFIYIENQYFLGSSYNWATYKNLGANNLIPMEIALKIAKKIRAKERFAVYIVIPMWPEGVPSSTATQRILFWQYNTMQMMYETIYNALVEVGLDKEQEPQDYLNFFCLGNREPDYGRRESSNIKNSSGNTPQALARRNRRFMIYVHSKGMIVDDEYVILGSANINQRSLEGTRDTEIAIGAYQPNHKWASQQTHPKAQIYGYRMSLWAEHTGTLEPCFENPESLECVRRIRWMGHLNWQEFESEEMTPLRGHLLKYPVQVDATGKVVPLPGCETFPDTGGKIIGTFAGIQENLTI
- the LOC121810942 gene encoding phospholipase D beta 1-like isoform X3 produces the protein MLLLHGNLEICVEGAKNLPNMDLVNNSIGDMIGTLSGKIQTSDPYVTIAISGAVICRTFVIRDDENPVWDQHFNVPVAHYGTEVQFIVKDNDFLGSEIIGAVGIPMEQLTSGTRMSGTYPIIGANGKPCNKGATLSLWIKYIPMENMSIYQDGVGSDLKNEGVAGTYFPLRIGGTVTLYQDAHVHNGALSDVVLSDGTTYKNGSCWRDIYDAISKARWLVYITGWSVYHMVQLVRDDPLVTNSSLGELLKSKSQEGVRILLLVWDDPTSTTIFGYKTEGVMNTGDDETRRYFKHSSVKVLLCPRSAGRGSWAKKQETETIYTHHQKSVIVDAVAGDNRRKIIAFVGGLDLCKGRYDTPQHPIFSTLLSIHKDDYHNPNFVGPTVGCPREAWHDLHCRFDGQAACDILRNFEERWLKASKRHGQLKLSHDDSLLKLKRIPDILGLEESAKVTEGDPEAWNVQVFRSIDSNSVRGFPKDPRKATENNLVCGKNVFIDMSIHAAYVKAIRAAQHFIYIENQYFLGSSYNWATYKNLGANNLIPMEIALKIAKKIRAKERFAVYIVIPMWPEGVPSSTATQRILFWQYNTMQMMYETIYNALVEVGLDKEQEPQDYLNFFCLGNREPDYGRRESSNIKNSSGNTPQALARRNRRFMIYVHSKGMIVDDEYVILGSANINQRSLEGTRDTEIAIGAYQPNHKWASQQTHPKAQIYGYRMSLWAEHTGTLEPCFENPESLECVRRIRWMGHLNWQEFESEEMTPLRGHLLKYPVQVDATGKVVPLPGCETFPDTGGKIIGTFAGIQENLTI
- the LOC121810942 gene encoding phospholipase D beta 1-like isoform X1; the protein is MANMAHLTYSGSMGDGSHHCQGVQIVPFKTSTTSLRMLLLHGNLEICVEGAKNLPNMDLVNNSIGDMIGTLSGKIQTSDPYVTIAISGAVICRTFVIRDDENPVWDQHFNVPVAHYGTEVQFIVKDNDFLGSEIIGAVGIPMEQLTSGTRMSGTYPIIGANGKPCNKGATLSLWIKYIPMENMSIYQDGVGSDLKNEGVAGTYFPLRIGGTVTLYQDAHVHNGALSDVVLSDGTTYKNGSCWRDIYDAISKARWLVYITGWSVYHMVQLVRDDPLVTNSSLGELLKSKSQEGVRILLLVWDDPTSTTIFGYKTEGVMNTGDDETRRYFKHSSVKVLLCPRSAGRGSWAKKQETETIYTHHQKSVIVDAVAGDNRRKIIAFVGGLDLCKGRYDTPQHPIFSTLLSIHKDDYHNPNFVGPTVGCPREAWHDLHCRFDGQAACDILRNFEERWLKASKRHGQLKLSHDDSLLKLKRIPDILGLEESAKVTEGDPEAWNVQVFRSIDSNSVRGFPKDPRKATENNLVCGKNVFIDMSIHAAYVKAIRAAQHFIYIENQYFLGSSYNWATYKNLGANNLIPMEIALKIAKKIRAKERFAVYIVIPMWPEGVPSSTATQRILFWQYNTMQMMYETIYNALVEVGLDKEQEPQDYLNFFCLGNREPDYGRRESSNIKNSSGNTPQALARRNRRFMIYVHSKGMIVDDEYVILGSANINQRSLEGTRDTEIAIGAYQPNHKWASQQTHPKAQIYGYRMSLWAEHTGTLEPCFENPESLECVRRIRWMGHLNWQEFESEEMTPLRGHLLKYPVQVDATGKVVPLPGCETFPDTGGKIIGTFAGIQENLTI